A single genomic interval of Rubrivirga marina harbors:
- a CDS encoding GMC family oxidoreductase, producing the protein MAHRLPPVDAVTVGVGWTGGILAHQLAEAGLTVVGLERGGYRATKPDFQPPHVHDELRYAVRYELMQDLSRETLTFRNNRSQRALPMRTLGSFLLGEGLGGAGVHWNGQTWRFLPYTFEARSRAVARYGEGILPRDNTIQDWGVTYDELAPFYDRFERTCGVGGVAGNLGGAVQPGGNPFEGPRGPYPNPPMKTSYAQHLYKEAAEGMGLHPFPGPSANSTTEYTNPDGMQLGACHYCGYCERFGCEIYAKASPQATVIPAALKTGNFELRTGAHVTRVLMSPDGTRATGVLYVDAQGREVEQPAEMVLLTAYGLHNARLMMLSGIGETYDPATGRGTVGRNYAYQAVTSATVFFDDKDLNTFAGAGAMGTVVDDFNGDNFDHTGLGFVDGASLGLYITGHRPINTHPIPDGTPSWGPEWKRAVAKYFNRAATIVSQGAVMSYRGNYLDLDPTYRDAYGQPLLRMTFDWGGNERRMTEYLTDRAAEIARAMDPTHVKVSRLSDHYSIVPYQTTHNTGGTVMGTDPETSVVNPDLQVWGVDNVFVMGAGVFPQNAGYNPTGTVGALAYRAADAIVNRYVPSPGPLH; encoded by the coding sequence ATGGCCCACCGACTCCCCCCCGTCGACGCCGTCACTGTCGGCGTCGGCTGGACGGGCGGCATCCTGGCCCACCAGCTCGCCGAGGCGGGCCTCACGGTCGTCGGCCTGGAGCGCGGCGGCTACCGCGCGACGAAGCCCGACTTCCAGCCGCCCCACGTCCACGACGAGCTGCGGTACGCGGTCCGCTACGAGCTCATGCAGGACCTCTCGCGCGAGACGCTGACGTTCCGGAACAACCGGAGCCAGCGGGCGCTCCCGATGCGGACGCTGGGCTCGTTCCTGCTCGGCGAGGGGCTGGGCGGCGCGGGCGTGCACTGGAACGGGCAGACGTGGCGGTTCCTGCCGTACACGTTCGAGGCGCGGAGCCGGGCCGTCGCGCGCTACGGCGAGGGCATCCTGCCCCGGGACAACACGATCCAGGACTGGGGCGTGACCTACGACGAGCTCGCGCCGTTCTACGACCGGTTCGAGCGGACGTGCGGCGTCGGCGGCGTGGCGGGCAACCTGGGCGGCGCGGTCCAGCCGGGCGGCAACCCCTTCGAGGGGCCGCGCGGGCCGTACCCGAACCCGCCGATGAAGACGAGCTACGCGCAGCACCTGTACAAGGAGGCGGCCGAAGGGATGGGACTGCACCCGTTCCCCGGGCCGTCGGCCAACTCGACGACGGAGTACACGAACCCCGACGGGATGCAGCTCGGCGCGTGCCACTACTGCGGGTACTGCGAGCGGTTCGGGTGCGAGATCTACGCCAAGGCGAGCCCGCAGGCGACCGTCATCCCAGCGGCCCTGAAGACGGGCAACTTCGAGCTGAGGACGGGCGCCCACGTGACGCGCGTGCTCATGAGCCCGGACGGGACGCGCGCGACGGGCGTGCTCTACGTGGACGCTCAGGGCCGCGAGGTCGAGCAGCCGGCCGAGATGGTGCTCCTGACGGCGTACGGGCTCCACAACGCGCGGCTGATGATGCTCTCGGGGATCGGCGAGACCTACGACCCGGCGACCGGCCGGGGCACCGTCGGCCGGAACTACGCCTACCAGGCGGTCACGAGCGCGACGGTCTTTTTCGACGACAAGGACCTCAACACGTTCGCCGGCGCGGGCGCGATGGGGACGGTCGTGGACGACTTCAACGGCGACAACTTCGACCACACCGGCCTGGGGTTCGTCGACGGCGCCTCGCTGGGCCTCTACATCACCGGCCACCGGCCGATCAACACGCACCCGATCCCGGACGGGACGCCGTCGTGGGGGCCGGAGTGGAAGCGGGCCGTCGCGAAGTACTTCAACCGGGCGGCGACGATCGTGAGCCAGGGGGCGGTGATGAGCTACCGCGGCAATTATCTCGACCTCGACCCGACGTACCGCGACGCCTATGGGCAGCCGCTCTTGCGGATGACGTTCGACTGGGGCGGGAATGAGCGCCGGATGACGGAGTACCTCACCGACCGGGCGGCCGAGATCGCCCGCGCCATGGACCCAACGCACGTCAAGGTGAGCCGGCTCTCGGACCACTACAGCATCGTGCCCTACCAGACGACGCACAACACGGGCGGCACCGTCATGGGGACCGACCCCGAGACGAGCGTGGTCAACCCGGACCTGCAGGTGTGGGGCGTCGACAACGTGTTCGTGATGGGCGCGGGCGTCTTCCCCCAGAACGCGGGCTACAACCCGACGGGGACGGTCGGCGCGCTGGCCTACCGGGCGGCCGACGCCATCGTGAACCGCTACGTGCCCTCGCCGGGGCCGCTCCACTAA
- a CDS encoding gluconate 2-dehydrogenase subunit 3 family protein → MPRPDSRRSFLKSMGVLGAGAAVAVVPAEAAPRPKRRARGGALGEDQAYVFLTEPEAAFVEAAVARLIPADELGPGAKEAGVAYFIDGQLDGAYGAFAKNYGQGPWADGTPEQGYQLRLTPREVYRLSMREIDDYWVRRTGLPFAEIGPVLQDEFLRDLEAGDVHLAGVPDAVLARFWELLHANTIEGYFADPAYGGNADMAAWKMIGFPGVVGEYEGIIEDYGVDHAPGPTSLAQVQQGEVSMGHGHDHGGGPKGMATVTPQPRGDGHGDDGDGHGGSDDGHSHDGGH, encoded by the coding sequence ATGCCTAGACCCGACTCTCGCCGTTCGTTCCTCAAGTCCATGGGCGTGCTCGGCGCCGGGGCCGCCGTGGCGGTCGTGCCCGCCGAGGCCGCGCCCCGGCCCAAGCGCCGTGCGCGGGGCGGCGCGCTCGGCGAGGACCAGGCCTACGTGTTCCTGACCGAGCCCGAGGCCGCCTTCGTCGAGGCCGCGGTCGCGCGGCTCATCCCGGCCGACGAGCTCGGGCCGGGCGCGAAGGAGGCCGGCGTGGCCTACTTCATCGACGGCCAGCTCGACGGGGCCTACGGGGCGTTCGCCAAGAACTACGGCCAGGGGCCGTGGGCCGACGGCACGCCCGAGCAGGGCTACCAGCTCCGGCTGACGCCGCGCGAGGTGTACCGCCTCTCGATGCGCGAGATCGACGACTACTGGGTCCGGCGGACCGGCCTCCCGTTCGCCGAGATCGGCCCCGTGCTCCAGGACGAGTTCCTCCGCGACCTCGAAGCCGGGGACGTCCACCTCGCCGGCGTGCCCGACGCCGTGCTGGCGCGGTTCTGGGAGCTGCTCCACGCGAACACCATCGAGGGCTACTTCGCCGACCCGGCCTACGGCGGCAACGCCGACATGGCGGCTTGGAAAATGATCGGCTTCCCCGGTGTCGTGGGCGAGTACGAGGGCATCATCGAGGACTACGGCGTCGACCACGCGCCCGGCCCGACGAGCCTGGCCCAGGTGCAGCAGGGCGAGGTGAGCATGGGCCACGGGCACGACCACGGCGGCGGGCCGAAGGGGATGGCGACGGTCACGCCCCAGCCCCGCGGCGACGGTCACGGGGACGATGGCGATGGCCACGGCGGCTCGGACGACGGCCACTCCCACGACGGCGGCCACTGA
- a CDS encoding bacteriorhodopsin: MTATTWYWIGTAAMALGSVLFGVGAAKADHRPREILYTLNFFICLVAFALYLTMAMGYGAYVSADGTRTTWVRYATWFLTTPLLLLDLTLVASSRNVLAAQLIGANAFMIGTGFIATVLPEDATAITWYLVSCGAYLAIAYMLLGPYRRSAVAAHPQSAGAFRRLVGVHVFLWTMYPLVWILSPEGLDVVGDAWEAGLFTVLDVVAKVGFGFLALSTLSTVMRNREFLGDEAVPERTTVPRRPLA, from the coding sequence ATGACTGCGACGACTTGGTACTGGATCGGCACGGCGGCGATGGCGCTCGGCTCCGTGCTCTTCGGGGTCGGCGCGGCGAAGGCCGATCACCGGCCCCGCGAGATCCTCTACACGCTGAACTTCTTCATCTGCCTGGTCGCCTTCGCCCTCTACCTCACGATGGCGATGGGGTACGGCGCCTACGTCTCGGCCGACGGGACGCGGACGACGTGGGTCCGCTACGCGACGTGGTTCCTGACGACGCCGCTGCTGCTCCTCGACCTCACGCTCGTCGCGTCGAGCCGGAACGTGCTGGCGGCCCAGCTCATCGGGGCCAACGCCTTCATGATCGGGACCGGGTTCATCGCGACCGTGCTCCCCGAGGACGCGACGGCCATCACGTGGTACCTCGTCTCGTGCGGGGCCTACCTCGCCATCGCCTACATGCTCCTCGGGCCGTACCGGCGGAGCGCCGTCGCGGCCCACCCCCAGTCGGCGGGCGCGTTCCGGCGGCTGGTGGGCGTCCACGTGTTCCTGTGGACGATGTACCCGCTCGTCTGGATCCTCAGCCCCGAGGGGCTCGACGTGGTCGGCGACGCCTGGGAGGCCGGGCTGTTCACGGTCCTCGACGTCGTCGCGAAGGTCGGGTTCGGGTTCCTGGCGCTGAGCACGCTCTCGACCGTGATGCGGAACCGTGAGTTCTTGGGCGACGAGGCCGTCCCGGAGCGGACGACGGTCCCGCGCCGCCCCCTCGCCTGA
- a CDS encoding sensor histidine kinase: MSPLPPLPISARLALWYALTLLLLLSAFAVFCYVGFHAAAHRSFDRHLDHELEAVVPLLAVGEGGVDAGALASTAAVATRLDGPNATFVRVLTPDGDVAFASQNVRGRPPLGVALPEGGDALRASREWAGEPLRSLVEPLRAPSGALAGYVEVSGVEWSRHRELRDLGRTLALGVALGVLFALGAGWWLARRALRPVAVLTDAAGRLAADGGRLGGRLPSDFETRDELTDLAETFNGLLARLEASVARERRFTANAAHELLTPLATLRSEAEVALRREREPEAYRETLGRVVEDVAEMTGTVQGLLHLARAESLEKTPDARLDLGALVRQRAGRLRPEAAARGLALDVSAEPDVRLAAEAGPLAEVVDNLVGNAVKYTPPGGRVSVRLGHVDGSARLEVEDTGAGFDEATCERLFDRFFRADTPEVQAEPGSGLGLAIVKAIVEGYSGEVGCASPGPGLGATFWVLLPCLHGSD, from the coding sequence ATGAGCCCGCTCCCCCCCCTCCCGATCTCGGCCCGGCTCGCGCTGTGGTACGCGCTCACGCTGCTCCTGCTGCTCAGCGCGTTCGCCGTGTTCTGCTACGTCGGGTTCCACGCCGCCGCGCACCGCTCGTTCGACCGGCACCTCGACCACGAACTCGAGGCCGTCGTCCCCCTCCTGGCCGTCGGCGAGGGCGGCGTCGACGCGGGCGCGCTCGCCTCGACGGCGGCCGTCGCGACGCGGCTAGACGGGCCGAACGCGACGTTCGTCCGCGTGCTGACGCCCGACGGCGACGTGGCCTTCGCCTCCCAGAACGTGCGCGGGCGGCCCCCACTCGGCGTCGCGCTCCCCGAGGGCGGCGACGCGCTCCGGGCGAGCCGGGAGTGGGCGGGCGAGCCGCTCCGGTCGCTCGTCGAGCCGCTCCGGGCGCCGTCCGGCGCGCTCGCGGGCTACGTCGAGGTCTCGGGCGTCGAGTGGAGCCGGCACCGCGAGCTCCGCGACCTCGGCCGGACGCTGGCGCTCGGCGTGGCGCTCGGCGTGTTGTTCGCGCTGGGGGCCGGGTGGTGGCTCGCGCGTCGGGCGCTCCGCCCGGTCGCCGTGCTGACTGACGCGGCCGGGCGGCTCGCGGCCGACGGCGGCCGACTCGGCGGGCGGCTCCCGTCAGACTTCGAGACGCGCGACGAGCTGACGGACCTGGCCGAGACGTTCAACGGGCTCCTCGCCCGCCTCGAAGCGTCGGTCGCGAGGGAACGGCGGTTCACCGCGAACGCGGCCCACGAGCTCCTGACGCCGCTCGCGACGCTCCGGAGCGAGGCCGAGGTCGCGCTCCGCCGAGAGCGCGAGCCCGAGGCCTACCGCGAGACGCTGGGCCGGGTCGTCGAGGACGTGGCCGAGATGACGGGGACGGTCCAGGGCCTCCTCCACCTCGCCCGGGCCGAGTCGCTCGAGAAGACGCCCGACGCCCGGCTCGACCTCGGCGCGCTCGTCCGCCAGCGTGCCGGGCGGCTCCGGCCCGAGGCCGCCGCGCGCGGGCTCGCGCTCGACGTGTCGGCCGAACCCGACGTCCGGCTCGCGGCCGAGGCCGGGCCGCTCGCCGAGGTCGTCGACAACCTGGTGGGGAACGCGGTGAAGTACACGCCCCCGGGCGGGCGGGTCTCGGTCCGGCTGGGGCACGTCGACGGGTCGGCGCGGCTGGAGGTCGAGGACACGGGCGCCGGGTTCGACGAGGCGACGTGCGAGCGGCTGTTCGACCGGTTCTTCCGGGCCGACACGCCGGAGGTCCAGGCCGAGCCGGGGAGCGGGCTCGGCCTCGCCATCGTCAAGGCCATCGTCGAGGGGTACAGCGGGGAGGTCGGGTGCGCGAGCCCGGGCCCCGGCCTTGGCGCGACGTTCTGGGTCCTCCTCCCCTGCCTGCACGGGTCGGACTGA
- a CDS encoding response regulator transcription factor, producing the protein MPDPFPSPDAPMWVLLIEDEARLADSVRRGLEEEGYRVDVAGDAEVGERLALENAYDAFVVDWRLPRGDGKTIVERVRAAGKDQPVLMLTALSDVEHRVAGLDAGADDYLPKPFAFEELVARLRALLRRPPLSDQKRTVAVGPLVLDGERRRVTMAGPLREAVLNLRPKEHAMLEVLMRSADAALSRTVLAERVWGDPLFVTDNALDVTVSGLRQRLADAERESGASGAPSIETIRGVGYRLAPADGAPGAE; encoded by the coding sequence GTGCCTGACCCGTTCCCCTCCCCCGACGCCCCCATGTGGGTCCTCCTCATCGAAGACGAGGCGCGCCTCGCCGACTCCGTCCGCCGCGGGCTCGAGGAGGAGGGGTACCGCGTCGACGTGGCCGGCGACGCCGAGGTCGGCGAGCGGCTCGCCCTGGAGAACGCCTACGACGCGTTCGTCGTCGACTGGCGGCTCCCCCGAGGCGACGGCAAGACGATCGTCGAGCGGGTCCGGGCCGCGGGCAAGGACCAGCCGGTCCTGATGCTGACGGCGCTCTCGGACGTGGAGCACCGCGTGGCCGGGCTCGACGCCGGCGCCGACGACTACCTCCCCAAGCCGTTCGCCTTCGAGGAGCTCGTGGCCCGGCTCCGTGCGCTCCTCCGGCGGCCCCCGCTCTCGGACCAGAAACGGACCGTCGCCGTCGGCCCCCTCGTGCTCGACGGCGAGCGACGGAGGGTGACGATGGCCGGGCCGCTCCGCGAGGCCGTCCTCAACCTCCGCCCCAAGGAGCACGCCATGCTCGAGGTCCTCATGCGGAGCGCCGACGCGGCCCTCTCGCGGACGGTCCTCGCGGAGCGGGTCTGGGGCGACCCGCTCTTCGTGACCGACAACGCGCTCGACGTGACGGTCAGCGGGCTCCGCCAGCGGCTCGCCGACGCCGAGAGGGAGTCGGGGGCCTCGGGCGCTCCGTCGATCGAGACGATCCGGGGCGTGGGCTACCGGCTCGCCCCCGCCGACGGCGCCCCGGGCGCGGAGTGA
- a CDS encoding DUF2231 domain-containing protein produces MLPDWLPNVHPLVVHFPIALLVVAALVDAVALVVRRTYPWVRASAVGLYALGALGAAAGFLTGRDASDEVDLPAQALTTLNAHADWALYLVWFAGLYAAVRVAALWLDGRGREPGRLAVHAPLAALGLVGLFLVQQTAERGGQMVYQYGVAVAAAQADAPGGGGMGDHSGMVMDDSVADSPGADAPAGLPALDVLSGAPPDGATLTAAPGRPAFVATGGPVGDVVAEATLDLSGFTGTAMLVHHVRDARNYDFLALDKPASGEVMLRQGRVEDGRETTMDEGAAPLDGPAELKAYAVGTHFRGYLGGEQLTHPHGPAAPPGRVGLRLDGAGTARVLALSATPVE; encoded by the coding sequence ATGCTTCCCGACTGGCTCCCCAACGTCCACCCGCTCGTCGTCCACTTCCCCATCGCGCTCCTCGTCGTGGCTGCGCTTGTGGACGCGGTCGCCCTCGTCGTCCGGCGGACGTACCCGTGGGTCCGGGCCTCGGCCGTCGGGCTCTACGCGCTCGGCGCGCTCGGGGCCGCGGCCGGGTTCCTCACTGGCCGCGACGCCTCGGACGAGGTCGACCTCCCGGCCCAGGCGCTCACCACGCTCAACGCCCACGCCGACTGGGCCCTCTACCTCGTGTGGTTCGCCGGGCTCTACGCCGCCGTCCGCGTCGCGGCCCTGTGGCTCGACGGGCGGGGCCGGGAGCCGGGTCGGCTCGCCGTCCACGCCCCGCTGGCGGCGCTCGGGCTCGTCGGGCTGTTCCTCGTCCAGCAGACGGCCGAGCGCGGCGGGCAGATGGTGTACCAGTACGGCGTGGCCGTGGCGGCCGCCCAAGCCGACGCTCCCGGCGGGGGCGGGATGGGCGACCACTCGGGCATGGTCATGGACGACTCGGTAGCGGACAGCCCGGGCGCCGACGCCCCAGCGGGCCTCCCCGCCCTCGACGTCCTCTCCGGCGCCCCGCCCGACGGGGCCACGCTCACGGCCGCGCCGGGCCGCCCGGCGTTCGTGGCGACCGGCGGCCCCGTCGGGGACGTGGTGGCCGAGGCCACGCTCGACCTCTCCGGGTTCACGGGCACGGCCATGCTCGTCCACCACGTCCGCGACGCCCGGAACTACGACTTCCTCGCGCTCGACAAGCCCGCCTCCGGCGAGGTCATGCTCCGCCAGGGGCGCGTCGAAGACGGCCGCGAGACGACCATGGACGAGGGGGCGGCCCCGCTCGACGGCCCGGCCGAGCTCAAGGCGTACGCCGTGGGCACCCACTTCCGGGGCTACCTCGGCGGCGAGCAGCTCACGCACCCCCACGGCCCGGCCGCCCCGCCCGGCCGCGTCGGGCTCCGTCTCGACGGCGCGGGCACGGCCCGCGTCCTCGCGCTCTCGGCGACCCCCGTCGAGTAG
- a CDS encoding copper resistance system multicopper oxidase — MDRRLFIRNASALGALAGLSAMTPAWARSALTLGPARVEGLAPTVRRPGLVEYDLTIDRTPLLFGGERGTAVTINGGVPGPLLRFTEGDEAVIRVHNRLDEMTSVHWHGLILPNDQDGVPHVNFPGIAARSTFEYRYPIRQYGTYWYHSHSAFQEQLGHYGALVIDPAGPEPYAFDRELIVVLSDWTFEDPHDVLDNLKNRANYYNYQRNTLGDVLSGDVSPSSYLAWERMRMDPTDISDITGATYTFLMNGQAPDPGWSGLFRPGERVRLRFVNASALTFYDVRIPGLPMTVVQVNGQHVQPVETDEIRMGIAETYDVVVEPGDRAYTVFAEAMDRSGYARGTLAPRVGMTAPVPERRERPSLTMMDMGMDHGAMGGMDGMDHGSMDMSGGAASGGAMAGMDHGAMDMPASDASMEGMDHSGMAMGAASGEMAMPGVDRTGLRPPGTIPEPTMHGPDDHGKANAMAPMQTRSRLHEPGVGLGDDGRRVLVYTDLKALHPEPRRAPDREIELHLTGNMERYMWGINGKTYAEEPLIPMTLGERLRLTMVNDTMMNHPMHLHGMWMELENGQGDYIPRVHTIVVKPAERVSLLVEVDALGPWAFHCHILYHMDLGMFRVAMVQRPGETLPPELAASYVPQG, encoded by the coding sequence ATGGACCGCCGACTCTTTATCCGCAACGCCTCCGCCCTCGGCGCCCTCGCGGGCCTGAGCGCGATGACCCCGGCCTGGGCGCGCTCGGCGCTCACCCTCGGCCCCGCCCGCGTCGAGGGCTTGGCGCCCACGGTCCGGCGCCCCGGCCTCGTCGAGTACGACCTGACGATCGACCGGACCCCCCTCTTGTTCGGCGGCGAGCGCGGGACGGCCGTCACCATCAACGGCGGCGTGCCGGGCCCGCTCCTCCGGTTCACCGAGGGCGACGAGGCCGTCATCCGCGTCCACAACCGTCTCGACGAGATGACGTCGGTCCACTGGCACGGGCTCATCCTCCCCAACGACCAGGACGGCGTCCCCCACGTCAACTTCCCCGGCATCGCGGCACGGTCGACGTTCGAGTACCGGTACCCCATCCGCCAGTACGGGACCTACTGGTACCACAGCCACTCCGCCTTCCAGGAGCAGCTCGGCCACTACGGCGCGCTGGTGATCGACCCGGCCGGGCCGGAGCCGTACGCCTTCGACCGCGAGCTGATCGTGGTCTTGTCGGACTGGACGTTCGAGGACCCCCACGACGTGCTCGACAACCTCAAGAACCGGGCGAACTACTACAACTACCAGCGGAACACGCTCGGCGACGTCCTGAGCGGCGACGTCAGCCCGTCGAGCTACCTCGCGTGGGAGCGGATGCGGATGGACCCGACCGACATCTCCGACATCACCGGCGCGACGTACACCTTCCTGATGAACGGGCAGGCCCCCGACCCGGGCTGGAGCGGGCTGTTCCGCCCCGGCGAGCGCGTTCGGCTCCGGTTCGTCAACGCGAGCGCGCTGACGTTCTACGACGTCCGCATCCCCGGCCTCCCCATGACCGTCGTCCAGGTCAACGGCCAGCACGTCCAGCCCGTCGAGACCGACGAGATCCGGATGGGGATCGCCGAGACCTACGACGTCGTCGTCGAGCCCGGCGACCGGGCCTACACCGTCTTCGCCGAGGCCATGGACCGCTCCGGCTACGCGCGCGGCACGCTGGCGCCGCGCGTCGGCATGACGGCGCCCGTCCCCGAGCGCCGCGAGCGCCCGTCGCTCACCATGATGGACATGGGGATGGACCACGGCGCGATGGGCGGCATGGACGGAATGGACCACGGCAGCATGGACATGTCCGGCGGCGCGGCCTCGGGCGGCGCGATGGCCGGGATGGACCACGGCGCGATGGACATGCCAGCCTCCGACGCCTCGATGGAAGGCATGGACCACTCCGGCATGGCGATGGGCGCCGCCAGCGGCGAGATGGCGATGCCCGGCGTCGACCGCACCGGCCTCCGCCCGCCAGGCACGATCCCGGAGCCCACGATGCACGGGCCCGACGATCACGGCAAGGCCAACGCGATGGCGCCCATGCAGACGCGCTCGCGCCTCCACGAGCCCGGCGTCGGGCTGGGCGACGACGGCCGCCGCGTGCTCGTCTACACCGACCTCAAGGCGCTCCACCCCGAGCCCCGCCGGGCGCCCGACCGCGAGATCGAGCTCCACCTCACCGGCAACATGGAGCGCTACATGTGGGGGATCAACGGGAAGACCTACGCCGAGGAGCCGCTCATCCCGATGACCCTCGGCGAGCGCTTGCGGCTCACCATGGTCAACGACACCATGATGAACCACCCGATGCACCTCCACGGCATGTGGATGGAGCTCGAGAACGGGCAGGGCGACTACATCCCGCGCGTCCACACCATCGTCGTCAAGCCCGCCGAGCGGGTCTCGCTCTTGGTCGAGGTCGACGCGCTCGGGCCGTGGGCCTTCCACTGCCACATCCTCTACCACATGGACCTCGGGATGTTCAGGGTGGCCATGGTCCAGCGCCCCGGCGAGACGCTCCCGCCCGAGCTCGCCGCCTCGTACGTGCCCCAGGGCTGA
- a CDS encoding copper resistance protein B produces MLRTVPLVLVAVLLTLAAGAPASAQDAPPFPEYPDFRPGAVAAADQNLYSLALLDLFEAAPAASGVPARVEGLYRIGTDYTRLYIKGEGEGLIADAEGEVEGQALYSRLITSYFEAQAGLRLDTEFGDGDVRARPHLVVGLEGLAPYFFEVEPAVFLSAAGDLSARFVGSYDLLLTQRLVAQPRLEVNAALQEVADWGVGSGLNDTEVGLRLRYEVRREVAPYVGVNWTQRYGAAADFARAEGGSASEANVVFGIRLWR; encoded by the coding sequence ATGCTCCGAACCGTCCCCCTCGTTCTCGTCGCCGTCCTACTGACGCTCGCCGCCGGCGCCCCGGCCTCGGCCCAGGACGCCCCGCCGTTCCCGGAGTACCCCGACTTCCGGCCCGGCGCCGTCGCCGCGGCCGACCAGAACCTCTACTCCCTCGCGCTCCTCGACCTCTTCGAGGCCGCCCCGGCCGCCTCCGGCGTGCCCGCCCGCGTCGAGGGCCTGTACCGGATCGGGACGGACTACACCCGGCTCTACATCAAGGGCGAGGGCGAGGGGCTCATCGCCGACGCCGAGGGGGAGGTCGAGGGCCAGGCGCTCTACAGCCGCCTCATCACGTCGTACTTCGAGGCCCAGGCGGGCCTCCGGCTCGACACCGAGTTCGGCGACGGCGACGTCCGCGCCCGGCCCCACCTCGTCGTCGGGCTCGAGGGGCTCGCGCCCTACTTCTTCGAGGTCGAGCCCGCCGTGTTCCTCTCGGCCGCGGGCGATCTCTCGGCCCGGTTCGTCGGGTCCTACGACCTCCTGCTCACACAGCGGCTCGTGGCCCAGCCCCGGCTGGAGGTGAACGCGGCGCTCCAGGAGGTGGCCGACTGGGGCGTCGGGTCGGGCCTCAACGACACCGAGGTCGGCCTCCGTCTCCGCTACGAGGTCCGCCGCGAGGTGGCCCCGTACGTCGGCGTGAACTGGACCCAGCGCTACGGGGCCGCCGCCGACTTCGCCCGCGCCGAGGGCGGCTCGGCCTCCGAGGCCAACGTCGTCTTCGGCATCCGCCTCTGGCGCTAG
- a CDS encoding DUF4440 domain-containing protein, giving the protein MKRSLLLVTVLFAAPAALAQQHGGMDHSQMDHSQMQGMDRAAMDHDALMALHMRMMADPEIHAAMRADAEMQALMAEVMPGMDHSGMDHGQMQGMDHEMPMDADARAAMMARMRERMQAMTPEAHAAFMARMQAAHARLMATPAVHQRMMADPEMRRMMEAMPGGMPGMGQMDHGSMDHGQMEGMDHGSVDHSQMEGMDHSQMAGMDHAEGVAMQRRNAGVQNGDERPATPTVGEAEFAASATADRFHAALAAGDRAAMEALLAPDAVVLEGGGHESRAEYLSHHFARDAEFLSGTAPEPLYRRTGVAGDAAWVASTQRLGDVEMAELLVMKRTPDGWRVAAVHWSSAR; this is encoded by the coding sequence ATGAAACGCTCTCTCCTCCTCGTCACGGTGCTGTTCGCAGCCCCCGCCGCCCTCGCCCAGCAGCACGGCGGCATGGACCACTCGCAGATGGACCACTCCCAAATGCAGGGGATGGACCGCGCCGCGATGGACCACGACGCCCTCATGGCGCTCCACATGCGCATGATGGCCGACCCCGAGATCCACGCCGCCATGCGCGCCGACGCCGAGATGCAGGCGCTCATGGCCGAGGTGATGCCTGGGATGGATCATTCGGGCATGGACCACGGCCAGATGCAGGGCATGGACCACGAGATGCCCATGGACGCCGACGCCCGCGCCGCCATGATGGCCCGGATGCGCGAGCGGATGCAGGCCATGACGCCGGAGGCCCACGCCGCGTTCATGGCCCGAATGCAGGCCGCCCACGCCCGTCTCATGGCGACCCCCGCCGTCCACCAGCGCATGATGGCCGACCCCGAGATGCGCCGGATGATGGAGGCCATGCCGGGCGGGATGCCGGGCATGGGCCAGATGGACCACGGCTCGATGGACCACGGTCAGATGGAGGGCATGGACCACGGTTCGGTGGACCATAGTCAGATGGAAGGGATGGACCACTCGCAGATGGCGGGCATGGACCACGCCGAGGGCGTCGCGATGCAGCGCCGCAACGCGGGCGTCCAAAACGGCGACGAGCGCCCGGCCACGCCGACCGTCGGCGAGGCCGAGTTCGCCGCCTCGGCCACCGCCGACCGCTTCCACGCCGCCCTCGCCGCGGGCGACCGCGCCGCGATGGAGGCGCTCCTCGCGCCCGACGCCGTCGTCCTGGAAGGCGGCGGCCACGAGTCGCGCGCCGAGTACCTCTCGCACCACTTCGCCCGCGACGCCGAGTTCTTGTCCGGCACCGCGCCCGAGCCGCTCTACCGCCGCACCGGCGTCGCCGGGGACGCCGCCTGGGTCGCCTCCACGCAGCGCCTCGGCGACGTGGAGATGGCCGAGCTGCTCGTCATGAAGCGGACCCCCGACGGCTGGCGCGTCGCCGCCGTCCACTGGTCGTCGGCCCGCTAG